One region of Zingiber officinale cultivar Zhangliang chromosome 7B, Zo_v1.1, whole genome shotgun sequence genomic DNA includes:
- the LOC122006880 gene encoding uncharacterized protein LOC122006880, whose product MVRVATFFAMSFGAFVFWQSMEKVHVWFALRQDEKQERLDKEMEIKRLREEFLAQVRERNSHA is encoded by the exons atggttcgAGTGGCGACCTTCTTCGCTATGTCCTTCGGTGCTTTCGTCTTCTGGCAATCCATGGAGAAAGTTCACGTCTGGTTCGCTCTCCGCCAAGACGAGAAG CAAGAAAGATTGGATAAGGAAATGGAGATCAAGCGACTCAGAGAAGAGTTCCTCGCTCAAGTCAGAGAGAGAAACTCACATGCATAA
- the LOC122006878 gene encoding leucine-rich repeat receptor-like serine/threonine/tyrosine-protein kinase SOBIR1, producing MATVAAAPLPSLLLLLLPLLLFLAPISALHLPAHSLSHRRLASSRHSLRPSFHYAHRRSFVPKRYILAENTTRGVRNNTNTSIALPPASSTNISTPEDHHHRHSHKNRKRNWILGFFSGAIAGVVSGVVLSVLFRLLMNCIRGRYRNPGGPSIYSPKHIKRVEELAFLEKDDGLAALEVIGRGGCGEVFKAHLPPADPAHPEAPGMAIAIKKIMKRTTESAEPTSDEESRMLDRWMRQIRSEIQTVGHIRHRNLLPLLAHVVRPDSHLLIYEFMKNGSLEAALQGVRSGEREMDWAARFKVALGVAAGLEYLHVNHRPAIIHRDLKPANILLDDTMEARISDFGLAKEMPEANTHVTESKVAGTLGYIAPEYGQTLRFTAKCDVYSFGVILAALVVGRMPSDNFFQETEEMSLVKWLRNMIGGENPAAAIDPKLIGNGYEEQMLLVLRIAVFCTAEDPKERPSSKDVRTMLAQIKN from the coding sequence ATGGCCACCGTCGCCGCAGCCCCTCTTCCatcgctcctcctcctcctcctccccttgCTACTCTTCCTCGCTCCCATCTCTGCCCTGCACCTCCCCGCCCATTCCCTCTCCCACCGCCGCCTCGCCTCCTCTCGCCACTCCCTCCGCCCCTCTTTCCACTACGCCCACCGCCGGAGCTTCGTCCCCAAACGTTACATTCTGGCCGAAAACACCACCCGGGGCGTCCGTAACAACACAAACACCTCCATTGCGCTGCCGCCAGCTTCTTCTACTAACATCTCCACCCCCGAGGACCACCACCATCGGCACAGCCACAAGAACCGCAAGCGGAACTGGATCCTGGGTTTCTTCTCTGGCGCGATCGCCGGCGTCGTATCCGGGGTCGTGCTGTCGGTGCTGTTCCGGCTTTTAATGAACTGCATCCGCGGGCGGTACCGCAATCCCGGCGGCCCCTCCATCTACAGCCCGAAGCACATCAAGCGGGTAGAGGAGTTGGCGTTCCTGGAGAAGGATGACGGCCTGGCGGCGCTGGAGGTGATCGGGCGCGGCGGTTGCGGGGAGGTGTTTAAGGCGCATCTCCCGCCGGCGGATCCGGCCCACCCGGAGGCGCCGGGGATGGCGATCGCGATCAAGAAGATCATGAAGCGGACGACGGAGAGCGCGGAGCCGACGTCGGATGAAGAGAGCCGGATGCTGGACAGGTGGATGCGGCAGATTCGGTCGGAAATCCAGACGGTGGGCCACATCCGGCACCGGAATCTGCTGCCGCTTCTGGCCCACGTGGTGCGGCCGGATTCCCACCTGCTGATCTACGAGTTCATGAAGAACGGGAGCCTGGAGGCGGCGCTGCAGGGGGTGCGATCAGGGGAGCGGGAGATGGACTGGGCGGCGCGGTTCAAGGTGGCGCTGGGGGTGGCGGCGGGTCTGGAGTACCTGCACGTGAACCACCGGCCGGCGATCATCCACCGGGATCTGAAACCCGCCAACATCCTGCTGGACGACACCATGGAGGCGCGGATCTCCGACTTCGGGCTGGCGAAGGAGATGCCGGAGGCGAACACCCACGTGACGGAGTCGAAGGTGGCGGGGACCCTGGGCTACATAGCGCCGGAGTACGGGCAGACGTTGAGGTTCACGGCGAAGTGCGACGTGTACAGCTTCGGGGTTATACTGGCCGCGCTGGTGGTGGGCCGGATGCCGTCGGACAACTTCTTTCAGGAGACTGAGGAGATGAGCCTGGTGAAGTGGCTGAGGAACATGATCGGCGGGGAGAACCCGGCGGCGGCGATCGACCCAAAGCTGATCGGAAACGGGTACGAGGAGCAAATGCTGTTGGTGCTCAGGATCGCCGTCTTTTGCACGGCTGAAGACCCCAAGGAGCGGCCCAGCAGCAAGGACGTCCGGACCATGCTCGCCCAAATCAAAAACTAG